From a region of the Dictyostelium discoideum AX4 chromosome 2 chromosome, whole genome shotgun sequence genome:
- the taf12 gene encoding TFIID subunit, translated as MSAPQQQHNIQQQNIQQNIQQQQPQQNVQQPQQVIGQPQQQPVYKPVIQINKTLPQQQPQQQIPQQQQIYKQAPQQIYNQISPPIQQNINSPTIVNNTPPTPVVTTPTTTTTTTQSNYSTNRPNININPASPISSTTIASPVTPTVLTSTPPTTITTPTTTTTTSTPTTTSTTVITSGTGQPSLGSIESSIESVLRKNNLVNTTNFSPVQNIGTTTPPPSSTVVGITSPTLTQTTSSPITATSITPTITSIPTTTTTNTTSPMSIGTPSSTTPVVSSVLPTTPTTTSVTAPITTTPPSSSVTTTTTTIPTTTTGSNNSVQITGTNPMVYDSRQMANNSSNITSNPTSTINTPTTTTTTTTATSNSTGTILSKQKKEKEKEKERREREIREKENKDQQDKDKGLNSGGGGGGGIGNNNNPNNSNNPNNSNNPNNPNNIEPEVLGKRKLIELLQQISPNEKMDEDAEDILSVLADDFVESTVAFACTLAKHRNSTTLEVKDLQCHLEKNWNIRVPGFGNVEQYKTFKKPHFPENHKLRVAAMKKSIALTQASSRKQQIREFKEQQKELKEQQQQEELKQQLQQSKKQKLQLQQQQLQQQQQQLQQQQQQQQQQQQQQLQQQQQSPSSKF; from the coding sequence ATGTCTGctccacaacaacaacataatatacaacaacaaaatatacAACAAaatatacaacaacaacaaccacaacaaaatgtacaacaacctcaacaagtAATAGggcaaccacaacaacaacctgtATATAAACCtgtaattcaaataaataagacattaccacaacaacaaccacaacaacaaataccacaacaacaacaaatttataAACAAGCGCCACAACAAATATATAATCAAATTTCACCACCAATTcaacaaaatataaattcaccaacaattgtaaataatacaccaccaacaccagtAGTAactacaccaacaacaacaacgacgACAACACAATCAAATTATTCAACAAATAgaccaaatattaatataaatccAGCATCACCGATATCTAGTACGACAATAGCATCACCTGTAACTCCTACAGTATTAACATCAActccaccaacaacaataacaacaccaacaacaacaacaactacatcaacaccaactacTACTTCAACCACAGTAATAACATCAGGTACTGGTCAACCAAGTTTAGGTTCAATAGAATCATCAATCGAGAGTGTATTAAGAAAGAATAATCTTGTAAATACAACAAACTTTTCACCAGTTCAAAATATTGGTACAActacaccaccaccatcatcaactgTTGTTGGAATTACATCACCAACTCTTACCCAAACAACTTCTTCACCAATAACTGCAACTTCTATAACTCCAACTATAACTTCAATTccaactaccaccaccaccaatacaACATCACCAATGTCTATTGGTACACCTTCAAGTACAACACCTGTAGTTTCAAGTGTTTTACCAACTACTCCAACTACTACCTCTGTAACTGCACCAATAACAACtacaccaccatcatcatcagttactacaacaacaacaactataccaactacaacaacaggAAGTAATAATAGTGTTCAAATAACAGGTACAAATCCAATGGTTTATGATAGTCGTCAAATGgctaataatagtagtaatataACCTCAAATCCAACCTCTACTATTAATACtccaactactactaccaccaccacaacagcaacttcaaattcaacaggcacaattttatcaaaacaaaaaaaagaaaaagaaaaagaaaaagaacgtCGTGAACGTGAAATTcgtgaaaaagaaaataaagatcaacaagataaagataaaggattaaatagtggtggtggcgGTGGCGGTGGTAtcggtaataataataacccaaataattcaaataacccaaataattcaaataatccaaataatccaaataatattgaaccTGAAGTATTGggtaaaagaaaattaattgaattacttCAACAAATTTcaccaaatgaaaaaatggATGAAGATGCTGAAGATATTTTATCAGTATTGGCAGATGATTTTGTTGAATCAACCGTTGCATTTGCTTGTACATTAGCAAAACATCGTAATAGTACAACACTTGAAGTTAAAGATTTACAATGTCATCTCGAAAAGAATTGGAATATTAGAGTGCCTGGTTTTGGTAATGTTGAACAATATAAAACCTTTAAGAAACCACATTTCCCAGAGAATCATAAACTTAGAGTTGCTGCAATGAAAAAATCAATCGCTCTAACTCAAGCTTCCTCAagaaaacaacaaattcgtgaatttaaagaacaacaaaaagaattaaaagaacaacaacaacaagaagaattaaaacaacaattacaacaaagtaaaaaacaaaaattacaattacaacaacaacaattacaacaacaacaacaacaattacaacaacaacagcaacaacaacaacaacaacaacaacaacaattacaacaacaacaacaatcaccttcttcaaaattttaa
- a CDS encoding Cdc15/Fes/CIP4 domain-containing protein — protein sequence MSEQFKDNFWGPNGFETIEKRMNQGTESTRLFLLFLKERAAIEENYSKSLQKLLKSTSQLIEYGTLRDAWYGVRGEAESLVRVHHELGQKIEKDIVAPFSKFKSEQKKVKKNFLYDAYKLNKERKDMESSITKTRAKYDDYSKQAETIAITMETAKNTKTAAEVGKIQSKLQKIQRDASSAEQDYRDSVNKLSMYQPTWEDKVSSNYHTLQLTEEERIDYIKVQLEKYVGAIKSTVPDTETTNRNLVNVITQIDKLEDIHCFVRESRTGTEKPPPPQFISFGGKSSSDYIQNKASYSAPLTSSVSSNSLTSSYNSATTTPTPAPRSTPINLSKKKQAKALYDYVGSDATELDFFAGDIITILDEDESGWFRGELGDRIGLYPSNYCEPI from the exons atgagtGAACAATTCAAAGATAATTTTTGG GGACCAAATGGTTTcgaaacaattgaaaaaagaatGAATCAAGGTACTGAAAGTACAAGgttattcttattatttttaaaagaaagagCAGCAATTGAAGAGAATTATTCAAAAAGtttacaaaaattattaaaaagtacatcacaattaattgaatatgg aaCATTACGTGATGCATGGTATGGAGTTAGAGGTGAAGCAGAATCACTTGTAAGAGTACATCATGAATTAGgtcaaaaaattgaaaaagatataGTTgcaccattttcaaaatttaaatctgaacaaaaaaaagtaaagaaaAAT tttttatatgatgcatataaattaaataaagagaGAAAAGATATGGAAAGTTCAATTACAAAAACTAGAGCAAAATATGATGATTATTCAAAACAAGCAGAAACAATTGCAATAACAATGGAAACTgctaaaaatacaaaaacagCAGCTGAAGTGGGtaaaattcaatcaaaactTCAAAAAATACAAAGAGATGCAAGTTCTGCTGAACAAGATTATAGAGATTctgttaataaattatcaatgtATCAACCAACTTGGGAAGATAAAGTTTCTTCAAATTATCAT acattACAATTAACAGAAGAAGAAAGAATTGATTATATTAAAGTACAATTAGAGAAATATGTTGGagcaattaaatcaacagtACCAGATACAGAGACAACAAATAGGAATTTAGTGAATGTTATAAcacaaattgataaattagaGGATATACATTGTTTTGTTAGAGAGAGTAGAACTGGTACAGagaaaccaccaccaccacaattCATTTCATTTGGTGGTAAATCGTCATCTGattatattcaaaataaagcATCATATTCAGCTCCATTAACTTCAAGTGttagtagtaatagtttaACGAGTAGTTATAATTCAGcgacaacaacaccaacaccagcACCACGTTCAActccaattaatttatctaaAAAGAAACAAGCAAAAGCATTATATGATTATGTTGGTAGTGATGCTACTGAATTGGACTTTTTCGCCGGTGAtataattacaattttagACGAAGATGAATCTGGTTGGTTTAGAGGTGAATTGGGTGATAGAATTGGTTTATATCCTTCAAATTATTGTgaaccaatttaa
- the prdx4 gene encoding thioredoxin peroxidase (alternatively spliced): protein MRSATKLFKNLSKSVVQLKTVKPVSSLNFGYIKTRQFSTSTTDSSNLFLNNNNQFQNFTFPTKQQIRIRKPAPAFKGQAVVNGEFKEISLDDYKGKYLYLFFYPLDFTFVCPTEIIAFSNAAEEFKKAGCELVGCSIDSPFTHLAWINTPRKEGGLGGINIPLLSDLTHQISKDYGVYIEEDGHTIRGSILIDKEGLVRVITMNDNPVGRSVDEAIRTLKALKFTDQFGEVCPANWSEGDKSMKADPKGSKEYFEAVNK, encoded by the exons atgagATCAGCtactaaattatttaaaaatttgagCAAAAGTGttgttcaattaaaaactGTTAAACCagtatcatcattaaattttggaTATATCAAAACTAGACAATTTTCAACATCAACTACTGActcatcaaatttatttttaaataacaataatcaatttcaaaattttactTTCCCAACAAAAC aacaaattaGAATCAGAAAACCAGCTCCAGCTTTCAAAGGTCAAGCTGTTGTCAATGGTGAATTCAAAGAAATCTCATTAGATGACTACAAag GTAAATACTTATACCTCTTCTTCTACCCATTAGATTTCACTTTTGTATGCCCAACTGAAATTATTGCTTTCAGTAATGCTGCTGAAGAATTCAAAAAAGCCGGCTGTGAACTTGTTGGttgttcaattgattcaCCATTCACCCATTTAGCTTGGATCAATACCCCACGTAAAGAAGGTGGTTTAGGTGGAATCAACATCCCACTCTTATCCGATTTAACCCATCAAATCTCAAAAGACTACGGTGTTTACATTGAAGAAGATGGTCACACCATTAGAGGTAGCATTCTCATCGACAAAGAAGGTCTTGTTAGAGTCATTACAATGAACGATAATCCAGTTGGCCGTAGTGTAGATGAAGCAATCCGTACTTTGAAAGCCTTGAAGTTTACAGATCAATTCGGCGAGGTATGTCCAGCCAATTGGTCAGAGGGCGATAAATCAATGAAAGCAGATCCAAAAGGTTCAAAAGAATACTTTGAAGctgttaataaataa
- the prdx4 gene encoding thioredoxin peroxidase (alternatively spliced) gives MTHPHCHKKEQIRIRKPAPAFKGQAVVNGEFKEISLDDYKGKYLYLFFYPLDFTFVCPTEIIAFSNAAEEFKKAGCELVGCSIDSPFTHLAWINTPRKEGGLGGINIPLLSDLTHQISKDYGVYIEEDGHTIRGSILIDKEGLVRVITMNDNPVGRSVDEAIRTLKALKFTDQFGEVCPANWSEGDKSMKADPKGSKEYFEAVNK, from the exons atgactCATCCACATTGCCataaaaaagaacaaattaGAATCAGAAAACCAGCTCCAGCTTTCAAAGGTCAAGCTGTTGTCAATGGTGAATTCAAAGAAATCTCATTAGATGACTACAAag GTAAATACTTATACCTCTTCTTCTACCCATTAGATTTCACTTTTGTATGCCCAACTGAAATTATTGCTTTCAGTAATGCTGCTGAAGAATTCAAAAAAGCCGGCTGTGAACTTGTTGGttgttcaattgattcaCCATTCACCCATTTAGCTTGGATCAATACCCCACGTAAAGAAGGTGGTTTAGGTGGAATCAACATCCCACTCTTATCCGATTTAACCCATCAAATCTCAAAAGACTACGGTGTTTACATTGAAGAAGATGGTCACACCATTAGAGGTAGCATTCTCATCGACAAAGAAGGTCTTGTTAGAGTCATTACAATGAACGATAATCCAGTTGGCCGTAGTGTAGATGAAGCAATCCGTACTTTGAAAGCCTTGAAGTTTACAGATCAATTCGGCGAGGTATGTCCAGCCAATTGGTCAGAGGGCGATAAATCAATGAAAGCAGATCCAAAAGGTTCAAAAGAATACTTTGAAGctgttaataaataa